One Strix uralensis isolate ZFMK-TIS-50842 chromosome 9, bStrUra1, whole genome shotgun sequence DNA segment encodes these proteins:
- the EIF4G1 gene encoding eukaryotic translation initiation factor 4 gamma 1 isoform X4: protein MSWVGWTQAAPQHFYQNRAQPPASASRVQSNTTARPGPPAHVYPAASQVMMIPSQISYTPSQGAYYIPGQGRSTYVVPTQQYPVQPGAPSFYPGASPTEFGTYAGAYYPAQGVQQFPAGVPTAQVIVSQQPPIPPKRERKTIRIRDPNQGGKDITEEIMSGARTSSTPTPPQAGSGLEPQANGETPHVAVIVRPDDRPKPALVVSKPVSLEPSKSASPSPPPPLIPEVEPVVLSAVTLVPMEPPVDVDTKVEQGEALPDPHKTFSAITTVPGAVELPLVPAPNMDTVAVAAEEEEEEVEEEVAIPLPEPTLQAPVPPEASPMPVVPPMPAVPPVPATPSPPPVVPQAPEAPAKLASPSPPPPREEPCPEPAAEPAAEANGVLEEVPEPVPEVPVCQPVPAPVPAPTLDSPIAQPEELPLPNGVEGTGRAEPSEEQPESDVSPISEPEEPAQPGTPASPPAEEEEEESEGPGEAQERSSSPAPAPSQTSEATAQVAVSVPKKKRRMKELNKKEAVGDLLDAFKESQISDSASEAENKPPASAPAREAEDVAPTRPQEESEETWEEKEDKLAPEKGKAADQKYRYKEEQWKPLNPEEKKRYDREFLLGFQFIFASMQKPEGLPQITDVVLDKPCVPSQANKTPLRALDPIRLSGMNCSPDFTPSFANLGRPVMGNRGLPSGLGPRRSQQSQRKEPRKIIATVSLNEDVKLNKAEKAWKPSSKRASEEEDPENIKTQELLRRVRSILNKLTPQMFQQLMKQVMELSIDTEERLKGVIDLVFEKAISEPNFSVAYANMCRCLMGLKVPTTDKPTVTVNFRKLLLNRCQKEFEKDKDDDEIFEKRQKEMDDASAPEEKARMKDELEEARDKARRRSLGNIKFIGELFKLKMLTEAIMHDCVVKLLKNHDEESLECLCRLLTTIGKDLDFEKAKPRMDQYFNQMEKIIKEKKTSSRIRFMLQDVIDLRRNSWVPRRGDQGPKTIDQIHKEAEMEEHREHIKVQQLMSKDKRRGPPGPSSSSGRGSLVADDGWNTVPISKGNRPIDTSRLTKITKPGSIDSNNQLFAPGGRLSWGKGSSGGSGAKPADSASDSGRPATSTLNRFSALQQSTPAESLESRRVVQRSSSSRDRSEKAGERGERESRSEKGSDRLERPDRGERADRNRSALTKRSFSKETEDRSREREKQGGPEAVRKAASMTEERDRSRETIKQEPAPPAASPKPALSEEELEKKSKAIIEEYLHINDMKEALQCVQELGSPSSLYIFVQNGIESTLERSTISREHMGVLLCQLVKAGTLSKEQYYKGLREILEIAEDMEIDIPHIWLYLAELITPILQEEGIPMEELFREITKPLVPIGKATTLLVEVLGLLCKGMSQKTAGKLWRDGGLSWKEFLPEDQDVNKFVTEQKLEYTMGDSSDTPSRKELTSEELYKQMDKLLKENPNNQRIYDWIEANLSEQQVSSNTFIRALMTSVCHSAIIFENPYRVDALVIRNQAKLLQKYLRDEQKELQALYALQALVVKLDQPPNLLRMFFDALYDEDVIKEEAFYKWESSKDLAEQQGKGVALKSVTAFFTWLREAEDESDNN from the exons ATGAGCTGGGTCGGGTGGACCCAGGCGGCCCCTCAG CATTTCTACCAGAACAGGGCGCAGCCTCCCGCCAGCGCGTCCCGTGTGCAGAGTAACAcgacggcccggcccggcccccctgCCCATGTGTATCCGGCTGCTTCCCAGGTGATGATGATACCCTCCCAGATATCCTACACACCTTCCCAAGGAGCCTATTACATTCCCGGACAG GGTCGCTCCACGTACGTCGTCCCAACCCAACAGTACCCGGTTCAGCCCGGTGCCCCTAGTTTTTACCCTGGAGCCAGCCCCACAGAGTTCGGGACTTACG cggGTGCTTATTACCCGGCACAGGGGGTGCAGCAGTTCCCAGCGGGGGTCCCCACCGCCCAGGTCATTGTGAGCCAGCAGCCGCCGATCCCCCCAAAACGAGAACGCAAGACG ATTCGGATACGAGACCCCAACCAAGGCGGCAAAGACATCACTGAAGAAATCATGTCCGGAGCAAGAACCTcatccacccccacccctccacag gctgGAAGCGGTTTGGAGCCCCAGGCCAATGGAGAGACCCCCCACGTAGCAGTTATTGTCCGGCCAG ATGACCGCCCGAAGCCTGCGCTAGTGGTGAGCAAGCCTGTCTCCCTGGAGCCCAGCAAGTCGGCGTCCCCGtcgcctccccctcccctcatCCCCGAGGTGGAGCCTGTGGTGCTCTCGGCCGTGACGCTGGTGCCAATGGAGCCCCCCGTGGACGTGGACACTAAAGTGGAGCAGGGCGAGGCGCTGCCCGACCCACACAAGACGTTTAGCGCCATCACTACAGTGCCAGGGGCTGTGGAGCTGCCCCTCGTGCCTGCACCCAACATGGACACGGTGGCCGTGgccgcggaggaggaggaggaggaggtggaggaggaggtcGCCATTCCCCTCCCAGAGCCCACCCTGCAGGCGCCTGTGCCCCCCGAGGCGTCGCCGATGCCCGTTGTACCCCCAATGCCAGCCGTGCCCCCGGTGCCGGCCACGCCGTCGCCGCCACCCGTCGTACCGCAGGCCCCCGAAGCACCCGCCAAACTCGCTTCCCCCAGTCCCCCACCGCCCCGGGAAGAGCCCTGCCCCGAGCCTGCTGCCGAGCCCGCTGCCGAGGCCAACGGGGTCTTAGAGGAGGTGCCTGAGCCGGTCCCCGAGGTGCCCGTGTGCCAGCCAGTGCCCGCGCCGGTGCCCGCGCCCACCCTGGACTCCCCCATCGCCCAGCCTGAAGAGCTGCCCCTGCCCAACGGGGTGGAGGGCACCGGCAGAGCGGAGCCGAGTGAGGAGCAGCCCGAGTCGGACGTCAGCCCCATCTCGGAGCCTGAGGAGCCGGCCCAGCCCGGCACCCCTGCCTCCCCcccagcagaggaggaagaggaggagagcgaAGGCCCGGGCGAGGCCCAGGAGCGGAGCTcgagcccagcccctgccccttcGCAGACCTCGGAGGCGACCGCGCAAG tcGCCGTGTCGGTGCCAAAGAAGAAGCGAAGGATGAAGGAGCTGAACAAGAAGGAGGCAGTAGGCGATTTGCTGGATGCCTTTAAAGAG TCCCAGATCAGCGACAGTGCCTCAGAGGCAGAGAACAAGCCCCCCGCGTCTGCCCCTGCCCGCGAAGCGGAGGATGTGGCCCCCACCCGTCCACAGGAAGAGTCGGAGGAGAcgtgggaggagaaggaggacaaGCTGGCCCCGGAGAAGGGCAAGGCTGCTGACCAGAAGTACCGCTACAAGGAAG AGCAATGGAAGCCACTGAACCCTGAGGAGAAAAAGCGATACGACCGGGAGTTCCTGCTGGGCTTCCAGTTCATCTTTGCCAGCATGCAGAAACCTGAGGGGCTGCCCCAGATCACAGACGTGGTGTTGGACAAG CCCTGTGTACCTTCGCAGGCCAACAAGACCCCACTGCGGGCGCTCGACCCCATCCGCCTCAGCGGCATGAACTGCAGCCCTGACTTCACCCCCTCCTTCGCCAACCTCGGCCGGCCCGTCATGGGCAACCGGGGCCTG CCCTCAGGGTTGGGTCCCCGCCGCTCCCAGCAGAGCCAGAGGAAGGAGCCCCGCAAAATCATTGCCACTGTGTCCCTCAATGAGGATGTCAAGCTGAACAAGGCCGAGAAGGCCTGGAAACCCAGCAGCAAGCGTGcctccgaggaggaggatccTGAGAATATCAAGACGCAG GAACTGCTCCGCCGTGTCCGCAGCATCCTCAACAAGCTGACTCCCCAGATGTTCCAGCAGCTGATGAAGCAGGTGATGGAGTTGTCCATCGACACGGAGGAGCGGCTCAAGGGTGTCATCGACCTCGTCTTCGAGAAGGCCATCTCGGAGCCAAACTTCTCTGTTGCCTATGCTAACATGTGCCGTTGCCTTATGGGG CTCAAAGTGCCCACAACAGACAAGCCCACGGTGACTGTGAACTTCCGCAAGCTGCTGCTCAACCGCTGCCAGAAGGAGTTTGAGAAGGACAAGGACGATGATGAGATCTTTGAGAAGCGGCAAAAGGAGATGGATGACGCCAGTGCT CCCGAGGAGAAGGCGCGCATGAAGGACGAGCTGGAGGAGGCGCGGGACAAGGCCCGCCGGCGATCCCTGGGCAACATCAAGTTCATTGGAGAGCTCTTCAAACTGAAGATGTTGACGGAGGCCATCATGCACGACTGCGTGGTGAAGCTGCTCAAAAACCATGATGAGGAGTCTCTTGAGTGCCTTTGCCGCCTGCTTACCACCATTGGCAAGGACTTGGACTTTGAGAAGGCCAAG CCCAGGATGGACCAGTACTTCAATCAGATGGAGAAGATCATCAAAGAGAAGAAGACATCATCCCGAATCCGTTTCATGCTGCAGGATGTGATTGACCTCAGACGG AATAGCTGGGTACCCCGGCGAGGAGACCAGGGCCCCAAAACCATCGACCAGATCCACAAGGAAGCAGAGATGGAGGAGCATCGGGAACACATCAAAGTGCAGCAGCTCATGTCAAAGGACAAGAGGAGAGGACCCCCTGGGCCATCCTCCAGCA GTGGGCGCGGGAGCCTGGTCGCAGATGATGGCTGGAACACAGTGCCCATCAGCAAGGGCAACCGGCCCATCGACACCAGCCGGCTAACGAAGATCACCAAG cctggatCCATCGACTCCAACAACCAGCTCTTTGCACCGGGTGGGCGGCTGAGCTGGGGCAAAGGCAGCAGCGGAGGGTCTGGCGCAAAGCCTGCAGATTCAG CATCTGATTCAGGGCGACCAGCCACGAGCACCTTGAACCGCTTCTCAGCGCTCCAGCAGTCAACTCCTGCCGAGAGCCTGGAGTCCCGCCGCGTGGTGCAGAG gagcagctccagccGCGACAGGTCAGAGAAGGCTGGAGAGAGAGGGGAGCGGGAGTCGCGTTCGGAGAAGGGCAGCGACCGCCTGGAGCGTCCTGACCGGGGGGAGCGGGCAGACAGGAACAGGTCTGCCCTCACCAAGAGGAGCTTCAGCAAAGAGACAGAGGACAGGAGCCGAGAACGGGAGAAGCAGGGCGGCCCTGAGGCCGTGCGCAAGGCTGCTAGCATGACGGAGGAACGGGACAGGAGCCGAGAGACCA TTAAGCAAGAGCCAGCACCTCCCGCAGCATCCCCCAAGCCTGCACTGTcggaagaggagctggagaagaaATCCAAGGCAATCATAGAGGAATACCTGCACATCAATGACATGAAG GAGGCCCTGCAGTGtgtgcaggagctgggcagccccTCCTCGCTCTACATCTTTGTGCAGAACGGCATTGAGTCCACACTGGAGAGGAGCACCATCTCCCGCGAGCACATGGGGGTCCTGCTGTGCCAGCTGGTGAAGGCAGGCACGCTCTCCAAGGAGCAGTACTACAAagg GCTGCGGGAGATCCTGGAGATCGCAGAAGACATGGAGATTGACATCCCTCACATCTGGCTGTACCTGGCCGAACTCATCACCCCCATCCTGCAAGAGGAAGGCATTCCTATGGAGGAGCTGTTCAG GGAGATAACGAAGCCCCTGGTACCCATCGGGAAGGCCACCACGCTGCTGGTCGAGGTGCTGGGCTTGTTGTGCAAGGGCATG aGCCAGAAAACCGCAGGCAAGCTGTGGCGGGATGGGGGCCTGAGCTGGAAGGAATTCCTGCCCGAGGACCAGGATGTCAACAAATTTGTCACAGAGCAG AAATTGGAGTACACGATGGGGGATAGCTCGGACACGCCGAGCCGCAAGGAGCTGACCTCGGAGGAGCTGTACAAGCAAATGGACAAACTGCTGAAGGAGAACCCGAACAACCAAAGAATATACGACTGGATCGAG GCCAACCTGAGCGAGCAGCAGGTCTCGTCCAACACCTTTATCAGGGCCCTGATGACGTCCGTGTGCCACTCGGCCATCATCT TTGAGAACCCCTACCGCGTGGATGCCCTGGTCATCCGCAACCAAGCCAAGCTGCTGCAGAAGTACCTGCGGGACGAGCAGAAGGAGCTCCAGGCGCTCTACGCCTTGCAAGCCTTGGTGGTGAAGTTGGACCAGCCTCCCA ACCTGCTGCGGATGTTCTTTGACGCTCTCTACGATGAGGATGTCATCAAGGAGGAAGCTTTCTACAAGTGGGAGTCCAGCAAGGACCTGGCCGAGCAGCAGGGCAAAGGGGTGGCTCTCAAATCGGTGACGGCCTTTTTCACCTGGCTCCGGGAAGCTGAGGACGAGTCGGATAACAACTGA
- the EIF4G1 gene encoding eukaryotic translation initiation factor 4 gamma 1 isoform X1, giving the protein MPVPGMAGCPGGAVGDGVEPVGTAAGAYYPAQGVQQFPAGVPTAQVIVSQQPPIPPKRERKTIRIRDPNQGGKDITEEIMSGARTSSTPTPPQAGSGLEPQANGETPHVAVIVRPDDRPKPALVVSKPVSLEPSKSASPSPPPPLIPEVEPVVLSAVTLVPMEPPVDVDTKVEQGEALPDPHKTFSAITTVPGAVELPLVPAPNMDTVAVAAEEEEEEVEEEVAIPLPEPTLQAPVPPEASPMPVVPPMPAVPPVPATPSPPPVVPQAPEAPAKLASPSPPPPREEPCPEPAAEPAAEANGVLEEVPEPVPEVPVCQPVPAPVPAPTLDSPIAQPEELPLPNGVEGTGRAEPSEEQPESDVSPISEPEEPAQPGTPASPPAEEEEEESEGPGEAQERSSSPAPAPSQTSEATAQVAVSVPKKKRRMKELNKKEAVGDLLDAFKESQISDSASEAENKPPASAPAREAEDVAPTRPQEESEETWEEKEDKLAPEKGKAADQKYRYKEEQWKPLNPEEKKRYDREFLLGFQFIFASMQKPEGLPQITDVVLDKPCVPSQANKTPLRALDPIRLSGMNCSPDFTPSFANLGRPVMGNRGLPSGLGPRRSQQSQRKEPRKIIATVSLNEDVKLNKAEKAWKPSSKRASEEEDPENIKTQELLRRVRSILNKLTPQMFQQLMKQVMELSIDTEERLKGVIDLVFEKAISEPNFSVAYANMCRCLMGLKVPTTDKPTVTVNFRKLLLNRCQKEFEKDKDDDEIFEKRQKEMDDASAPEEKARMKDELEEARDKARRRSLGNIKFIGELFKLKMLTEAIMHDCVVKLLKNHDEESLECLCRLLTTIGKDLDFEKAKPRMDQYFNQMEKIIKEKKTSSRIRFMLQDVIDLRRNSWVPRRGDQGPKTIDQIHKEAEMEEHREHIKVQQLMSKDKRRGPPGPSSSSGRGSLVADDGWNTVPISKGNRPIDTSRLTKITKPGSIDSNNQLFAPGGRLSWGKGSSGGSGAKPADSASDSGRPATSTLNRFSALQQSTPAESLESRRVVQRSSSSRDRSEKAGERGERESRSEKGSDRLERPDRGERADRNRSALTKRSFSKETEDRSREREKQGGPEAVRKAASMTEERDRSRETIKQEPAPPAASPKPALSEEELEKKSKAIIEEYLHINDMKEALQCVQELGSPSSLYIFVQNGIESTLERSTISREHMGVLLCQLVKAGTLSKEQYYKGLREILEIAEDMEIDIPHIWLYLAELITPILQEEGIPMEELFREITKPLVPIGKATTLLVEVLGLLCKGMSQKTAGKLWRDGGLSWKEFLPEDQDVNKFVTEQKLEYTMGDSSDTPSRKELTSEELYKQMDKLLKENPNNQRIYDWIEANLSEQQVSSNTFIRALMTSVCHSAIIFENPYRVDALVIRNQAKLLQKYLRDEQKELQALYALQALVVKLDQPPNLLRMFFDALYDEDVIKEEAFYKWESSKDLAEQQGKGVALKSVTAFFTWLREAEDESDNN; this is encoded by the exons ATGCCGGTACCTGGCATGGCCGGGTGTCCCGGCGGGGCCGTCGGTGACGGCGTGGAGCCGGTGGGCACGGCGG cggGTGCTTATTACCCGGCACAGGGGGTGCAGCAGTTCCCAGCGGGGGTCCCCACCGCCCAGGTCATTGTGAGCCAGCAGCCGCCGATCCCCCCAAAACGAGAACGCAAGACG ATTCGGATACGAGACCCCAACCAAGGCGGCAAAGACATCACTGAAGAAATCATGTCCGGAGCAAGAACCTcatccacccccacccctccacag gctgGAAGCGGTTTGGAGCCCCAGGCCAATGGAGAGACCCCCCACGTAGCAGTTATTGTCCGGCCAG ATGACCGCCCGAAGCCTGCGCTAGTGGTGAGCAAGCCTGTCTCCCTGGAGCCCAGCAAGTCGGCGTCCCCGtcgcctccccctcccctcatCCCCGAGGTGGAGCCTGTGGTGCTCTCGGCCGTGACGCTGGTGCCAATGGAGCCCCCCGTGGACGTGGACACTAAAGTGGAGCAGGGCGAGGCGCTGCCCGACCCACACAAGACGTTTAGCGCCATCACTACAGTGCCAGGGGCTGTGGAGCTGCCCCTCGTGCCTGCACCCAACATGGACACGGTGGCCGTGgccgcggaggaggaggaggaggaggtggaggaggaggtcGCCATTCCCCTCCCAGAGCCCACCCTGCAGGCGCCTGTGCCCCCCGAGGCGTCGCCGATGCCCGTTGTACCCCCAATGCCAGCCGTGCCCCCGGTGCCGGCCACGCCGTCGCCGCCACCCGTCGTACCGCAGGCCCCCGAAGCACCCGCCAAACTCGCTTCCCCCAGTCCCCCACCGCCCCGGGAAGAGCCCTGCCCCGAGCCTGCTGCCGAGCCCGCTGCCGAGGCCAACGGGGTCTTAGAGGAGGTGCCTGAGCCGGTCCCCGAGGTGCCCGTGTGCCAGCCAGTGCCCGCGCCGGTGCCCGCGCCCACCCTGGACTCCCCCATCGCCCAGCCTGAAGAGCTGCCCCTGCCCAACGGGGTGGAGGGCACCGGCAGAGCGGAGCCGAGTGAGGAGCAGCCCGAGTCGGACGTCAGCCCCATCTCGGAGCCTGAGGAGCCGGCCCAGCCCGGCACCCCTGCCTCCCCcccagcagaggaggaagaggaggagagcgaAGGCCCGGGCGAGGCCCAGGAGCGGAGCTcgagcccagcccctgccccttcGCAGACCTCGGAGGCGACCGCGCAAG tcGCCGTGTCGGTGCCAAAGAAGAAGCGAAGGATGAAGGAGCTGAACAAGAAGGAGGCAGTAGGCGATTTGCTGGATGCCTTTAAAGAG TCCCAGATCAGCGACAGTGCCTCAGAGGCAGAGAACAAGCCCCCCGCGTCTGCCCCTGCCCGCGAAGCGGAGGATGTGGCCCCCACCCGTCCACAGGAAGAGTCGGAGGAGAcgtgggaggagaaggaggacaaGCTGGCCCCGGAGAAGGGCAAGGCTGCTGACCAGAAGTACCGCTACAAGGAAG AGCAATGGAAGCCACTGAACCCTGAGGAGAAAAAGCGATACGACCGGGAGTTCCTGCTGGGCTTCCAGTTCATCTTTGCCAGCATGCAGAAACCTGAGGGGCTGCCCCAGATCACAGACGTGGTGTTGGACAAG CCCTGTGTACCTTCGCAGGCCAACAAGACCCCACTGCGGGCGCTCGACCCCATCCGCCTCAGCGGCATGAACTGCAGCCCTGACTTCACCCCCTCCTTCGCCAACCTCGGCCGGCCCGTCATGGGCAACCGGGGCCTG CCCTCAGGGTTGGGTCCCCGCCGCTCCCAGCAGAGCCAGAGGAAGGAGCCCCGCAAAATCATTGCCACTGTGTCCCTCAATGAGGATGTCAAGCTGAACAAGGCCGAGAAGGCCTGGAAACCCAGCAGCAAGCGTGcctccgaggaggaggatccTGAGAATATCAAGACGCAG GAACTGCTCCGCCGTGTCCGCAGCATCCTCAACAAGCTGACTCCCCAGATGTTCCAGCAGCTGATGAAGCAGGTGATGGAGTTGTCCATCGACACGGAGGAGCGGCTCAAGGGTGTCATCGACCTCGTCTTCGAGAAGGCCATCTCGGAGCCAAACTTCTCTGTTGCCTATGCTAACATGTGCCGTTGCCTTATGGGG CTCAAAGTGCCCACAACAGACAAGCCCACGGTGACTGTGAACTTCCGCAAGCTGCTGCTCAACCGCTGCCAGAAGGAGTTTGAGAAGGACAAGGACGATGATGAGATCTTTGAGAAGCGGCAAAAGGAGATGGATGACGCCAGTGCT CCCGAGGAGAAGGCGCGCATGAAGGACGAGCTGGAGGAGGCGCGGGACAAGGCCCGCCGGCGATCCCTGGGCAACATCAAGTTCATTGGAGAGCTCTTCAAACTGAAGATGTTGACGGAGGCCATCATGCACGACTGCGTGGTGAAGCTGCTCAAAAACCATGATGAGGAGTCTCTTGAGTGCCTTTGCCGCCTGCTTACCACCATTGGCAAGGACTTGGACTTTGAGAAGGCCAAG CCCAGGATGGACCAGTACTTCAATCAGATGGAGAAGATCATCAAAGAGAAGAAGACATCATCCCGAATCCGTTTCATGCTGCAGGATGTGATTGACCTCAGACGG AATAGCTGGGTACCCCGGCGAGGAGACCAGGGCCCCAAAACCATCGACCAGATCCACAAGGAAGCAGAGATGGAGGAGCATCGGGAACACATCAAAGTGCAGCAGCTCATGTCAAAGGACAAGAGGAGAGGACCCCCTGGGCCATCCTCCAGCA GTGGGCGCGGGAGCCTGGTCGCAGATGATGGCTGGAACACAGTGCCCATCAGCAAGGGCAACCGGCCCATCGACACCAGCCGGCTAACGAAGATCACCAAG cctggatCCATCGACTCCAACAACCAGCTCTTTGCACCGGGTGGGCGGCTGAGCTGGGGCAAAGGCAGCAGCGGAGGGTCTGGCGCAAAGCCTGCAGATTCAG CATCTGATTCAGGGCGACCAGCCACGAGCACCTTGAACCGCTTCTCAGCGCTCCAGCAGTCAACTCCTGCCGAGAGCCTGGAGTCCCGCCGCGTGGTGCAGAG gagcagctccagccGCGACAGGTCAGAGAAGGCTGGAGAGAGAGGGGAGCGGGAGTCGCGTTCGGAGAAGGGCAGCGACCGCCTGGAGCGTCCTGACCGGGGGGAGCGGGCAGACAGGAACAGGTCTGCCCTCACCAAGAGGAGCTTCAGCAAAGAGACAGAGGACAGGAGCCGAGAACGGGAGAAGCAGGGCGGCCCTGAGGCCGTGCGCAAGGCTGCTAGCATGACGGAGGAACGGGACAGGAGCCGAGAGACCA TTAAGCAAGAGCCAGCACCTCCCGCAGCATCCCCCAAGCCTGCACTGTcggaagaggagctggagaagaaATCCAAGGCAATCATAGAGGAATACCTGCACATCAATGACATGAAG GAGGCCCTGCAGTGtgtgcaggagctgggcagccccTCCTCGCTCTACATCTTTGTGCAGAACGGCATTGAGTCCACACTGGAGAGGAGCACCATCTCCCGCGAGCACATGGGGGTCCTGCTGTGCCAGCTGGTGAAGGCAGGCACGCTCTCCAAGGAGCAGTACTACAAagg GCTGCGGGAGATCCTGGAGATCGCAGAAGACATGGAGATTGACATCCCTCACATCTGGCTGTACCTGGCCGAACTCATCACCCCCATCCTGCAAGAGGAAGGCATTCCTATGGAGGAGCTGTTCAG GGAGATAACGAAGCCCCTGGTACCCATCGGGAAGGCCACCACGCTGCTGGTCGAGGTGCTGGGCTTGTTGTGCAAGGGCATG aGCCAGAAAACCGCAGGCAAGCTGTGGCGGGATGGGGGCCTGAGCTGGAAGGAATTCCTGCCCGAGGACCAGGATGTCAACAAATTTGTCACAGAGCAG AAATTGGAGTACACGATGGGGGATAGCTCGGACACGCCGAGCCGCAAGGAGCTGACCTCGGAGGAGCTGTACAAGCAAATGGACAAACTGCTGAAGGAGAACCCGAACAACCAAAGAATATACGACTGGATCGAG GCCAACCTGAGCGAGCAGCAGGTCTCGTCCAACACCTTTATCAGGGCCCTGATGACGTCCGTGTGCCACTCGGCCATCATCT TTGAGAACCCCTACCGCGTGGATGCCCTGGTCATCCGCAACCAAGCCAAGCTGCTGCAGAAGTACCTGCGGGACGAGCAGAAGGAGCTCCAGGCGCTCTACGCCTTGCAAGCCTTGGTGGTGAAGTTGGACCAGCCTCCCA ACCTGCTGCGGATGTTCTTTGACGCTCTCTACGATGAGGATGTCATCAAGGAGGAAGCTTTCTACAAGTGGGAGTCCAGCAAGGACCTGGCCGAGCAGCAGGGCAAAGGGGTGGCTCTCAAATCGGTGACGGCCTTTTTCACCTGGCTCCGGGAAGCTGAGGACGAGTCGGATAACAACTGA